The following are from one region of the Pseudazoarcus pumilus genome:
- a CDS encoding carboxymuconolactone decarboxylase family protein: MTKIAQGFGRDTAERLPLPPMDSLDAAQRAAAQALIDGPRKGVKGPFIPLLRSPALLDALSRAGETLRFGSVLPKRVTEFVTLVVARHTSNQFEWAIHHPLALEAGSAREMLDDLAAGRWPCAMSADESAAWDFAREVLDRHGVSDATYANALERWGEQGVVELAALVGYFVCVCWIMNMARTPAPGAPEGGALRPLPA; encoded by the coding sequence ATGACGAAGATTGCCCAGGGTTTCGGCCGCGACACCGCGGAGCGGCTGCCGCTGCCGCCGATGGACTCGCTCGACGCAGCGCAGCGCGCCGCCGCGCAGGCGCTCATCGACGGCCCGCGCAAGGGAGTCAAGGGACCGTTCATCCCGCTGCTGCGCAGCCCCGCGCTGCTCGACGCGTTGTCGCGGGCCGGGGAGACGCTGCGTTTTGGCTCGGTGCTGCCCAAACGCGTGACCGAGTTCGTCACGCTCGTCGTCGCGCGCCACACTTCGAACCAGTTCGAGTGGGCGATCCACCATCCGCTGGCGCTGGAGGCCGGCAGCGCCCGTGAGATGCTCGACGATCTTGCCGCCGGGCGCTGGCCGTGCGCGATGTCGGCGGATGAGTCGGCGGCCTGGGATTTCGCGCGCGAGGTTCTCGACCGACACGGCGTGTCGGATGCGACCTACGCCAACGCCCTCGAACGCTGGGGCGAGCAGGGCGTGGTCGAACTCGCCGCGCTGGTCGGCTACTTCGTGTGCGTGTGCTGGATCATGAACATGGCGCGCACGCCGGCGCCGGGCGCACCCGAGGGCGGGGCCTTGCGACCATTGCCGGCTTGA
- a CDS encoding YbfB/YjiJ family MFS transporter — MNQDPDRKAVTAALAGMAALVVAMGIGRFAFTPLLPLMQAETGLSLAGGGWLAGANYLGYLVGALAATRIRAAPAGMLASGLVAVVLTTAAMAPTQGFAVWMTVRFAAGVASAWALVGAASLCLGRLREAGRPRLAGVMFSGVGLGIVLAGLACQAVVFAGGGAVAGWWVLAALAAVLAVPAVRGLSRGSGSPATQDMRPAAQGFDARDARRLVWSYGLLGFGYILPATFLPAQARVLVSDPAVFGWVWPVFGAAAAASMWIAVGPRRGGVSRRMRWAVSQAVMAVGVALPVVHDSLAALVVSALCVGGTFLVVTMLALQEGAAVGGERAQRLIAAMTAAFASGQLLGPLVAAGLELGGQGMAPALMLASAALAVGAVLPVMGRRDAMHATEESR; from the coding sequence ATGAATCAGGATCCGGATCGCAAGGCCGTGACTGCGGCGCTGGCCGGCATGGCGGCGCTGGTCGTCGCAATGGGCATTGGTCGCTTTGCGTTCACGCCGCTGCTGCCATTGATGCAGGCCGAGACGGGGTTGAGTCTGGCCGGTGGTGGCTGGTTGGCGGGTGCCAACTATCTGGGCTATCTGGTTGGCGCGCTGGCGGCTACGCGCATCCGTGCCGCGCCGGCCGGCATGCTGGCGAGCGGATTGGTGGCGGTGGTGTTGACGACCGCGGCGATGGCGCCGACTCAGGGCTTCGCGGTGTGGATGACGGTGCGCTTCGCCGCTGGCGTTGCGAGCGCCTGGGCGCTGGTCGGCGCGGCCTCGCTGTGCCTGGGGCGACTGCGCGAGGCCGGCCGGCCGCGTCTGGCCGGCGTGATGTTTTCCGGTGTCGGCCTGGGCATCGTGCTGGCGGGGCTGGCCTGTCAGGCGGTGGTGTTCGCAGGCGGTGGCGCAGTGGCCGGCTGGTGGGTGTTGGCGGCGTTGGCTGCGGTGCTGGCCGTGCCCGCGGTGCGCGGGCTCTCGCGCGGTTCCGGCTCGCCCGCGACGCAGGACATGAGGCCGGCCGCGCAGGGCTTCGACGCGCGCGATGCGCGACGCCTGGTGTGGAGCTACGGTCTGCTCGGATTCGGCTACATCCTGCCGGCGACCTTTCTGCCGGCACAGGCGCGCGTGCTGGTCAGCGACCCGGCGGTGTTCGGCTGGGTGTGGCCGGTGTTCGGCGCGGCGGCCGCGGCGTCGATGTGGATCGCGGTCGGGCCGCGCCGCGGCGGCGTGTCGCGGCGCATGCGCTGGGCCGTGTCGCAGGCGGTGATGGCAGTCGGGGTGGCGCTGCCGGTGGTGCACGATTCGCTCGCCGCGCTGGTCGTATCGGCGCTGTGCGTGGGCGGGACTTTTCTTGTCGTGACCATGCTCGCGCTGCAGGAAGGCGCGGCCGTCGGTGGAGAGCGGGCACAGCGGCTGATCGCGGCGATGACCGCAGCATTCGCGAGCGGGCAATTGCTCGGTCCGCTGGTCGCGGCCGGACTGGAACTGGGCGGGCAGGGCATGGCGCCTGCCCTGATGCTGGCCTCGGCGGCGCTCGCCGTCGGGGCCGTGTTGCCGGTGATGGGCCGGCGCGATGCGATGCATGCAACGGAGGAATCACGATGA